Below is a window of Plasmodium gaboni strain SY75 chromosome 11, whole genome shotgun sequence DNA.
TgtgagaaaaaaaaaagtacacacttaaatatttattgtaAGAACCTTATACATACgtatgaaaaaatatacatatatatatatatatatataataatatagacataatatattataagtttgaaatattatgtatatttttatttaatcATTTCGtgtgtatataaataaaaacattgCGTAGCCTACAACATATTCACAcaatatagaaaaaatttaatataaacatattttctctcaaaaaatttttaaataaaataagcacataacaacaaaaaaggtgtatacatataatataaatgaacatatatCTATTAGTTTATTAAAgttttaatattatgtatttatttcattacccatttttttttctcttatTTAATAGGAATATTTTGGTGGAAGGAGAGTTATTAATAAAAACCAAAAATGATTCTTTCAAAgtattataaaaagtaaaatatatatatattataaataatacataaattataatatatatatatatatatatatatatataagtattttttatcttctcttaatatttttattatattaatatataatattctaATTAGGactattattaatataatcaaaaaataaagcTTAAGgagaaaaacaaaaaaaaaaaaatatatacatataatataatatattattattaaatatattatactattatattactttagttcattattttcaagTTATAATTgttccaaaaaaaaataaaaaaataaaaaaaaataacgAAGTAAAAATTTGCtttcattaatttttattaatatcttcatttttctttttctttttctttttcttttacgttttcattttttttctttctttttttttgtgttaTGCACGCTTTGATTTCTATTCtatttcatcatatatgtgtttttttgataatatgtaaaaaaaagaaaaaaattaattatataataaaaaaattaattataaaataagaaaaaagtaagaattataattttgCTTTTAGTACATGTACCTTTTTATAGTATCTTTTAGAAGTACAgcataataataattttacGTGAAATTAtggatatataaaaatatactaACTTATTTGTTatgacatatatatattatatattttttttatggGAAACCttttatctatataaaatacattaaatgtataatatttaaatgaattctaatatattaattatatataatatatatattttaataaaacatataaatgaatacaaatatatatatatatattatatgtattcttgttattatatatgtatacaaattcaaattattattatataatatcattaaaaatattgtcaattttattatttccctttatatatttttttaattaaagtgtgttatatctatatatttatttatatatatatatatatatatatatatatatatatgttttacCTTTATGAGAAGAATATGAATTCTACAATATATAGGAACTAAAGagttttatatattattttatgtaaatattgaaaatgttacattcttataaataatttttttttttttttttgtttcttggagatgttataaaataataaaacataaaaaatgCATATCATATAAGAGATATGagaataattatatatatatatgtggttgttaatttttttcattttattttattctttttttttggggGAACTTTTGAAGCCTTtaagataataataatataaaatacatatatatatgtatataagaaatgtttttaaaaagaataatatttgCATATTCTCaacattatattttccgcgtttttttataatttgaaattttttttaaatttacAACAAAATTGTTTATGattatacaaaaatatatatatatatatatatatatatatatatatataattttattattatattattcttttaaaaatttataaagaatttacatatatatatatatatatatatatttatttatttttatttgtgcacattttattaaaatggtaattatgaatatattatgataagGTTCCAATACGCTAAgaataatatgtatataagTTTAAATGTgaatattttgttttaccttcatatatatgtatatatatatatataataatttattgTAAACAACATGACAAAAATTGATATAGATTGTACCTGTTTAGATTTATTTGAAGAGCATAACAAGagttattattttaatgattgcgctatattaaaaaaatgtataaagAATGgcattttaaaaaaatgtgaTAGTGTTTGTATATATGGTAAAGAAAATTGTGGAAAGactttattattaacagAAATATTAGCTGACCTTACAGCTGTAAAAGAATTGAAAGGAATGAATTGTAAAGTTGTATATTTAGATTGTgatttatcatttaattataagaattatgaaaatattataaataaaaaatttgataaatatataataaaaaataataatatatgtacatataatgatttaaaaaaaatatatgtagataattctttttctaatatatattatattcaaatattaAATCCAGGACATTTAATAGTTGTCCTTAATACgttaaaaaatttattagaagagaaaaatatatttattgaaGCATTATTTATAGATTCTTTGTCTTTTTGGaatttttgtaaatatgataaaataaatttcttttctgataataattatgtaaAAAGGAAAACCTCAGATTTATTGGATTATGCATTTACActtattttaaatttaaagaaaaCATATCGATTTCTATTTTTCTATACAAAATTATCAACTGAAGATAAATTTATGGAATATACAATAAATTTGTCTATTAACGAAGAAACAAAGAAACAAATACaacataataatgaaaatacaGATAATACTGATAATTACAATTTagtaaataataattttaattcattaaaacaaatatttttaattccacagaattttaatgatatattaaaaacaCATATTTTTAGGAAAAAAGATTTTCtaacaaataattttttaatagaaaaacctttccttattttcttaataccaaatgagaaaaatgaattcacacatataaataaaaaaaatgatataaacagtatcaattttttattatgcTTATCTTcagaaatgaaaaatattaacagAACGCACTATTCGAAGTTCTTCTTTATGATACAAAATGCCAACACAATTATACctttataaaaatactagacaggaaaaaaaaataaaataaataaataaaattaatatgtaCATAATATGTCTCATTTCAAAAAGTATTTAAatacaaattatattttatattattaaagaAATTGATATTCTATCTCATTCTtactttattttatattagaaaaaatatcaGAAGAGGATAAAAAAATCTGTACTCCATATGAAgataattaaatataatcttttcaaaaaattgatcatcatatatatgtataaataataaccCTATCTTCCTTTAGATATGCACTCAATGTGCACACGCATATTACGAAAAGAATTCAAACATATTATGTTTACacaatataatttttcatatatttatattctttcTATGATTAATTTTACTAAAAGAATGAAgttgaatatataaaaatcGATGATACGATGAATTATGTACAAACATGATTGATATTTATAAAGGAGaaattaaaacatatatggaaaaataaacaaatgttaatatatgtatatatatatatatatatacatacatttGAGAATAAGGACTTACGATAATTCTGAAATGATATACctaataaaaagaaatatttaaattaatataagGGATGTtctaaaataaaattttttttctatttaatttattaattattcACATACATAAGATCTATctatatatacatacataaatgtatataatatatatatatttgtttatgaatgtaattatataattactATTTTGTAACacattataaaattatggTTGCACTGTAAATATTCCATAGTTGTGTTGTTTTTTCCATATCATTTTTACCTGAACATGCTTTTTGGTTATTGTGCTTTCGTTTAAAGGtggaaataaaaaattttaggtgcatttgttttttttttttttttcatgtaatttttatatagttattattaactttataatcatatttatCTGTGCTATATGTATAAgattctttattatttttcatcCTATTTattgattattattatttttttaattatataaaaaatgttgaatatattttaaaatttgtatattttacatatatattatatatatatatatatatatttatgtttttttttttttttttttttttttttttgcatTGTGCATACAATACTATTTATGCAATACAGTTGTAATTTGAAATTTCAGAAATAACATTATACCTCTTAgaatttttcttttttttatattttatatatttcctttttgttgtttttttttcttattttgccttattttttattttattttatttttttttgatcTACTAGCTTTTTTAAGTGttcagaaaaaaaaaaaaaaaattaattttttataaaatacaaCCTGACTGTTcagaaataataattgcTAGTCATACTATgttgtaaaaatattggctgaagaaaattttatttttatttaattcatgaattaattttttttatttttctttataaaattaaattatcacatttttagaaaattacataattgttaaaaaaattaatacatatatatatatatatattatatttttactatAAAAAATTAGCATATTATATTCGTTAAAAAACAATGGCTACTTCAGAGACACAAAATTTAAAAACTTCTTCAGTTAACGGAAGTGAAGAAAATGTGTATGTAAAGGATGCACATATGAATTCTTTACATGAAAATTATAACGTATCTACTAAGAATGTAATAGATACAAACCCTGCAGAAGGATACTACACAATTAGTCATGATGAAAACCACACCATTGATCCAAATAGTATACCTTACATAATACCTGGAATTACTGAATCTGGAATGCCCTTAGATCCAACAACTATGCAAGCTGCTGCAGCATTAAATCAAAGTTTAATGTATACCAACAATGCAATCTCAACAGAATATCCCGTAAGAATTTTAAAGAAAGagaaattaatatatatgcaaataaatgtttatatatttatatatttttttaatttattaattttttttttagcAATATCATATGTATAATGGAATGAATTCCATGTATGGAGGAATCCCTCAATATTACGGAGGCATGAATATTCCAATGAATCCATATTATGATCCTTATGGAATTATAAACCCATTAGCATGCTCTAACTTAAGTATGGAAAAGACCAAGAAGAAAACCAAGAAATGTTATTGCTGCTaatttgtaaatatattggGTAAAATTTGTtaacacatatataaaatacataatattttgttgtttttaatttggttaataataattttacattcgtatttttttttctatttttctgtttttttttttttttttttttttatatatatatatatatgtatataatttaataaaatatattttgatgTAAGGAAgctatttttttaattaaaaacgtacatatatatttataaaaatatgcattatttatatttattatacaGGTTTATTCTCCATaacattataatatatacgTGAGAGTAAATTTTAGAAAGATagataattattataatttgatatctttttcttttttttttctataaagaataatttATACACATTTTCCACTTCATAATTgttttttcaaaaaaataagaaaaatattaaataaataaataccaaattaaaaatatattaactatatatatatatattgttatattcttggtctttttttcttaaaaaggaaaattTAGGTTTATActatattaatatgtttaCAAAATgattaaaagatatatattttattcatttattcgttcgtttctttttttctttttttttttttttttacgAATACACAATATTAAGCAACAttaatgtatatttaaacAAAAGACGAAATAGTTTAATAgatatgttaaaaaaaaaaaaaaatatatatttattattcaaaaatTAGAATGATCTTAATCTATAAAaatgtgtatatttataagatgaattatataaattaaaatgaaataattaaattgtatatttttaaaatgtgcaagatactttttttagtctttcaatatttattacatttatgtaaatatgtacatatatatatatatatagtttttttttttttgttgttcTTAAGACATTGTTTTGTTATTTAAATAGTTCTCgaaaatataacatatataNNNNNNNNNNNNNNNNNNNNNNNNNNNNNNNNNNNNNNNNNNNNNNNNNNNNNNNNNNNNNNNNNNNNNNNNNNNNNNNNNNNNNNNNNNNNNNNNNNNNNNNNNNNNNNNNNNNNNNNNNNNNNNNNNNNNNNNNNNNNNNNNNNNNNNNNNNNNNNNNNNNNNNNNNNNNNNNNNNNNNNNNNNNNNNNNNNNNNNNNNNNNNNNNNNNNNNNNNNNNNNNNNNNNNNNNNNNNNNNNNNNNNNNNNNNNNNNNNNNNNNNNNNNNNNNNNNNNNNNNNNNNNNNNNNNNNNNNNNNNaattttattttaaatttacgttagcaatatattttcttataaaaaaaggacaatttgtattaatatacaacatgtacaatatatttaataaaaaattaaaagcaaatttcaataaatttcaaaatatttttttttatttttttattttttgggggtttcatacatatatatagataGATAGATACAGATAcagaaattttttttttttttttttttttttttcaatttattaatatttatataaatatttataagaacatttaaaatataGGACACTGTCATATTAGacttttaattttttttttttttttttctttttctttttcttttttttttggtatttttttattttttttttttttttttttttttttttttttttttggattaaaaagaatatatatgtaatatatagattatgcgaatttttattaataataatttttataaaaaaaaaaaataataaatacaaattaataaaatataattaaagatatacatatttatattttttttttattattaaaatatttatagacatattgaatatatatatatatatatatatatatatatatgttttagAATATATATCTCTTTTTATTGtgaattattttaattttaatataatattatatatataatatatatattacgTATAGCTTGATATAGCAGGGACCCttaaatatgtataaacAAAAGTCCTTAGAATCAAGAGATataaattacatatatGAGAATTCTTTCGTTTGGGTACATATAAATTCtattaaaaagaagaaCTCTTTATTATATCGAGAgatttatgaatattataaatatcGAAATAGttctttttgtttttttaaaggGAGCGTGAAAAGATTTGTTTCTAAAAATGAAgtagaaatatatatatttatagatgataattataatatatgcAAAGATAActttaattataatataatagaaaatgtaaaatatttattgCCTATAGATACAAATTTTGGTTGTAGTGATAATACACAGTTGATATATTTGAATTCACCAAATTTGttagaaaatatttatcaaagatataataaagcatatataaataaagagAACCGAAATTgtatttatacatatatagGTTATATCTTATTATCTGTAAATCCATATGaaaattttgatatatatgatgaaagttatatgaaaaaaataaaagaaagaaaTGATTTATTTGCAATTCCTCATCCATTTTCAATAGCCAATGATGCTTATAATTGTTTAATTGAAGATAAGATAAGTCAATCTATAATTATAAGTGGAGAAAGTGGAGCTGGGAAAACAGAATCATCAAAACAGGTTCTAAAGTATTTAACTTATTTGAGTTATTTTCAAAAAGGTTATaagaaaaggaaaaagaaaattatacCAAATGAATGTGCTAATACAGAATGtgataatatgaaatatgtagataataatatgaaatatatgGATGACACTTTTTTGTGTAATGATAAAAGAACTGGATACACCACAagtgataataatagtcctcaagaagaaaatgatactatcaaaaaaggaaaaaaaatttatcaTTATGATAAACATAGTTatagtgataataatgataatataaaaaataatgtagataaaaaaaaaaaaaataataataaaaacaaaaataatataaataataataataatgataataattcaaaaaaaaatattccaaatataaatttaaattcAGATGattatacaaatattataaatactTATTCGTCTTCCAcatatgaagaaaaaatacaaaatagTAATCCACTATTAGAATGTTTCGGAAATGCAAAAactataaaaaatgataatagTAGTAGATTTGGTAAACTAATgaaattaaattataacGAAAAAGGTATATTATGTTCTGCTTCCATTGAAACCTATTTACTAGCCAAATCGAGAGTTGTTGATGTTCCAAAAGGAGAAGgaaattatcatattttttattcctTATGTCAGAATGAGAAATTATCAAAAGAATTTGATTTATTACCATGGTATGAATATAACTATCTAATTGAAGcagataaaaaaataaaaaacaaacactcatataataatacttatgataatatatattataaaaatgataatgaaaatactaataatattattgatcataaaaaagatagagtaaaaagaaattatgaaacggatgataattataatttaaaaaagcATAATGATAGATCATCTgaaaataacaaaaaaaataaaaaaaaaaatgatattatagatgatggtaataatatgaacactaaatataaaaagaacaaatataaggatgatgatataaatatgtttcaaaaaaataataagaagGAGGAAACAGAGAAACCAAGTGATTCTATAGAGTGGAAAAATTTATACAGCTTAGattttatcataaaatgttttaataGTATAGGTGTTCTTCCAAATGAACAAGAAGAAATTTATAAAACTTTAATATGTATACTTCTTCTAggtaatataaattttgttGAAAGTGATAATGATCAAGAACCtataaaaattcaaaatattGACATCTGTAAAAAATTAAGCCAActcttatatattaaaaatgataatttaaatattaataaaattatcGAAATATTGACAATAAAAAAGGTTAGAGAAACACAAAAAAGTTACACATACCAACAAGCGATTTATAATCGAGATGTTATAtcaaaaattttatatcaactcttatttgaatatataattttgtgTGTAAATGATTCATTGAATGCTAGTGATCATAATATCTATTCAGAATCATCTGAGAGGGAT
It encodes the following:
- a CDS encoding putative P-loop containing nucleoside triphosphate hydrolase, whose protein sequence is MTKIDIDCTCLDLFEEHNKSYYFNDCAILKKCIKNGILKKCDSVCIYGKENCGKTLLLTEILADLTAVKELKGMNCKVVYLDCDLSFNYKNYENIINKKFDKYIIKNNNICTYNDLKKIYVDNSFSNIYYIQILNPGHLIVVLNTLKNLLEEKNIFIEALFIDSLSFWNFCKYDKINFFSDNNYVKRKTSDLLDYAFTLILNLKKTYRFLFFYTKLSTEDKFMEYTINLSINEETKKQIQHNNENTDNTDNYNLVNNNFNSLKQIFLIPQNFNDILKTHIFRKKDFLTNNFLIEKPFLIFLIPNEKNEFTHINKKNDINSINFLLCLSSEMKNINRTHYSKFFFMIQNANTIIPL
- a CDS encoding hypothetical protein (conserved Plasmodium protein, unknown function) encodes the protein MATSETQNLKTSSVNGSEENVYVKDAHMNSLHENYNVSTKNVIDTNPAEGYYTISHDENHTIDPNSIPYIIPGITESGMPLDPTTMQAAAALNQSLMYTNNAISTEYPQYHMYNGMNSMYGGIPQYYGGMNIPMNPYYDPYGIINPLACSNLSMEKTKKKTKKCYCC